Proteins found in one Takifugu rubripes chromosome 17, fTakRub1.2, whole genome shotgun sequence genomic segment:
- the gne gene encoding bifunctional UDP-N-acetylglucosamine 2-epimerase/N-acetylmannosamine kinase isoform X6, protein MDRRRMEDQNQCKRKLRVCVATCNRADYSKLAPIMFGLKSHPDEFELEVVVLGSHLIDDYGNTFRMIEQDDFDIGSKLHTIVRGEDEAAMVESVGLALVKLPDVIQRLHPDILVVHGDRFDALALATAAALMNIRILHVEGGEVSGTIDDSIRHAISKLAHYHACCTRMAEQHLIAMCEDHSRILLAGCPSYDKLLLSHQKEDYMDIIKSWLGDNVKEHDYIVALQHPVTTDIKNSIKIYGLMLDALLSFNKTTLILFPNIDAGSKEMVRVMRKKGIEQHPNFRAVKHIPFEQFIQLVNHAGCMIGNSSCGVREAGAFGTPVINLGTRQTGRETGENVLHVRDADTHNKIYHALELQFGKRYPCSKIYGDGNAVPRILKFLSSIDLDEPLQKTFCFPPVKDPISQDIDHILETQSALAVDLGGTNLRVAIICMRGNIVRKYTQANPKTFEARMQLILKMCSDAMRDAVFLNCRILGVGVSTGGRVNPQEGVVLHSTKLIQEWSAVDLRTPISDALHLPVWVDNDGNCAALAEKKFGHGKGVENFVTVITGTGIGGGIIHQNELVHGSTFCAAELGHIMVSFDGPECSCGSRGCIESIASGMALQREAKRLHDEDLLKVDGLDMKISDPITAAHLINAARLGNSKANIVLNKASTALGMGIINILHIMNPSLVILSGVLGSYYQAPVQRTIMERALFSAQSVKVVISDLEEPALLGAASMVLDYATRRIY, encoded by the exons ATGGACAGAAGGAGGATGGAAGATCAGAACCAA TGCAAGAGGaagctgagagtgtgtgtggcaACATGTAACAGAGCCGACTACTCCAAGCTCGCCCCCATCATGTTTGGACTCAAATCCCACCCGGATGAGTTTGAACTGGAGGTCGTGGTGCTTGGATCTCATCTCATTGACGACTACGG CAACACTTTTCGTATGATAGAGCAGGATGACTTCGACATCGGCTCAAAGCTTCACACTATTGTTCGAGGGGAGGACGAAGCAGCGATGGTGGAGAGCGTTGGGCTGGCCCTCGTGAAACTCCCCGATGTCATACAGCGACTGCATCCTGACATCCTGGTTGTACACGGCGACCGATTCGACGCGCTCGCTTTAGCCACGGCCGCAGCCCTGATGAACATTAGAATACTTCACGTGGAGGGTGGGGAG GTGAGTGGCACTATTGATGACTCGATCCGCCACGCCATCAGTAAACTGGCCCATTACCATGCCTGCTGCACGCGCATGGCAGAGCAGCATCTCATCGCCATGTGTGAAGACCACTCTCGCATCCTGCTGGCAGGCTGCCCTTCATATGAtaagctgctgctgtctcacCAGAAAGAGGACTACATGGATATCATCAAGAGCTGGCTGG GTGACAACGTGAAGGAACATGACTACATCGTGGCTTTGCAACACCCGGTTACGACTGACATCAAAAACTCCATTAAGATCTATGGGCTGATGCTGGATGCCCTGCTCTCATTCAACAAAAccaccctcatcctcttcccTAACATTGATGCCG gaagtaaggAGATGGTGCGTGTGATGCGGAAGAAGGGGATTGAGCAGCACCCTAACTTCCGGGCAGTGAAGCACATTCCCTTTGAGCAGTTCATCCAGCTGGTGAACCACGCCGGCTGTATGATTGGAAACAGTAGTTGTGGGGTGAGAGAGGCCGGAGCCTTCGGCACCCCCGTCATCAATCTGGGAACAAGGCAAACTGGCAGGGAAACGG GTGAAAACGTTTTGCACGTCAGAGATGCTGACACTCATAATAAGATCTACCACGCGTTGGAGCTGCAGTTTGGAAAGCGATATCCATG CTCCAAGATTTATGGTGATGGCAACGCAGTGCCTCGCATTCTCAAGTTTTTAAGTAGCATTGACCTGGATGAGCCCCTCCAGAAGACGTTCTGTTTTCCCCCAGTGAAGGACCCAATCTCCCAGGACATCGATCACATTCTGGAGACACAAAGCGCTCTGGCTGTTGACCTGGGAGGCACCAACCTCAGAGTGGCCATCATCTGCATGAGG gGCAACATAGTGAGGAAGTATACACAAGCCAATCCAAAGACTTTTGAGGCCAGAATGCAACTCATATTGAAGATGTGTTCAGATGCCATGCGAGACGCAGTTTTTCTGAACTGTAGAATACTGGGTGTTG GAGTGTCCACAGGTGGGCGTGTGAACCCGCAGGAGGGTGTAGTGCTGCATTCCACAAAACTGATCCAGGAGTGGTCCGCGGTGGACCTGAGGACACCCATCTCTGATGCCCTCCACTTACCCGTCTGGGTCGACAACGATGGCAACTGTGCCGCTTTGGCAGAGAAGAAGTTTGGCCATGGCAAAGGAGTAGAGAACTTTGTCACTGTCATCACAGGAACTG GTATTGGAGGGGGAATTATCCATCAGAACGAGCTGGTACATGGAAGTACCTTCTGCGCAGCTGAGTTGGGCCACATCATGGTGTCATTTGATGGCCCGGAGTGTTCCTGTGGAAGCAGAGGATGCATAGAATCCATTGCATCTGGCATGGCCCTGCAGAGAGAAGCCAAGAGGCTGCAcgatg AGGATTTGTTGAAGGTGGACGGACTGGATATGAAAATATCAGACCCAATCACCGCTGCCCATCTGATCAATGCAGCAAGGCTGGGCAACTCCAAAGCTAACATTGTCCTGAACAAAG CCTCCACAGCACTAGGGATGGGCATTATTAACATCCTCCACATAATGAACCCTTCACTGGTGATCCTGTCTGGAGTCCTGGGCTCTTACTACCAGGCACCAGTGCAGCGCACCATAATGGAGAGGGCCCTGTTTTCCGCACAAAGCGTCAAAGTTGTCATCTCAGATTTGGAGGAGCCTGCTTTACTTGGAGCAGCTAGCATGGTCTTGGATTATGCTACAAGACGAATATATTAA
- the gne gene encoding bifunctional UDP-N-acetylglucosamine 2-epimerase/N-acetylmannosamine kinase isoform X5 has protein sequence MDRRRMEDQNQVRYQVTIPCKRKLRVCVATCNRADYSKLAPIMFGLKSHPDEFELEVVVLGSHLIDDYGNTFRMIEQDDFDIGSKLHTIVRGEDEAAMVESVGLALVKLPDVIQRLHPDILVVHGDRFDALALATAAALMNIRILHVEGGEVSGTIDDSIRHAISKLAHYHACCTRMAEQHLIAMCEDHSRILLAGCPSYDKLLLSHQKEDYMDIIKSWLGDNVKEHDYIVALQHPVTTDIKNSIKIYGLMLDALLSFNKTTLILFPNIDAGSKEMVRVMRKKGIEQHPNFRAVKHIPFEQFIQLVNHAGCMIGNSSCGVREAGAFGTPVINLGTRQTGRETGENVLHVRDADTHNKIYHALELQFGKRYPCSKIYGDGNAVPRILKFLSSIDLDEPLQKTFCFPPVKDPISQDIDHILETQSALAVDLGGTNLRVAIICMRGNIVRKYTQANPKTFEARMQLILKMCSDAMRDAVFLNCRILGVGVSTGGRVNPQEGVVLHSTKLIQEWSAVDLRTPISDALHLPVWVDNDGNCAALAEKKFGHGKGVENFVTVITGTGIGGGIIHQNELVHGSTFCAAELGHIMVSFDGPECSCGSRGCIESIASGMALQREAKRLHDEDLLKVDGLDMKISDPITAAHLINAARLGNSKANIVLNKASTALGMGIINILHIMNPSLVILSGVLGSYYQAPVQRTIMERALFSAQSVKVVISDLEEPALLGAASMVLDYATRRIY, from the exons ATGGACAGAAGGAGGATGGAAGATCAGAACCAAGTACGTTATCAAGTCACAATACCG TGCAAGAGGaagctgagagtgtgtgtggcaACATGTAACAGAGCCGACTACTCCAAGCTCGCCCCCATCATGTTTGGACTCAAATCCCACCCGGATGAGTTTGAACTGGAGGTCGTGGTGCTTGGATCTCATCTCATTGACGACTACGG CAACACTTTTCGTATGATAGAGCAGGATGACTTCGACATCGGCTCAAAGCTTCACACTATTGTTCGAGGGGAGGACGAAGCAGCGATGGTGGAGAGCGTTGGGCTGGCCCTCGTGAAACTCCCCGATGTCATACAGCGACTGCATCCTGACATCCTGGTTGTACACGGCGACCGATTCGACGCGCTCGCTTTAGCCACGGCCGCAGCCCTGATGAACATTAGAATACTTCACGTGGAGGGTGGGGAG GTGAGTGGCACTATTGATGACTCGATCCGCCACGCCATCAGTAAACTGGCCCATTACCATGCCTGCTGCACGCGCATGGCAGAGCAGCATCTCATCGCCATGTGTGAAGACCACTCTCGCATCCTGCTGGCAGGCTGCCCTTCATATGAtaagctgctgctgtctcacCAGAAAGAGGACTACATGGATATCATCAAGAGCTGGCTGG GTGACAACGTGAAGGAACATGACTACATCGTGGCTTTGCAACACCCGGTTACGACTGACATCAAAAACTCCATTAAGATCTATGGGCTGATGCTGGATGCCCTGCTCTCATTCAACAAAAccaccctcatcctcttcccTAACATTGATGCCG gaagtaaggAGATGGTGCGTGTGATGCGGAAGAAGGGGATTGAGCAGCACCCTAACTTCCGGGCAGTGAAGCACATTCCCTTTGAGCAGTTCATCCAGCTGGTGAACCACGCCGGCTGTATGATTGGAAACAGTAGTTGTGGGGTGAGAGAGGCCGGAGCCTTCGGCACCCCCGTCATCAATCTGGGAACAAGGCAAACTGGCAGGGAAACGG GTGAAAACGTTTTGCACGTCAGAGATGCTGACACTCATAATAAGATCTACCACGCGTTGGAGCTGCAGTTTGGAAAGCGATATCCATG CTCCAAGATTTATGGTGATGGCAACGCAGTGCCTCGCATTCTCAAGTTTTTAAGTAGCATTGACCTGGATGAGCCCCTCCAGAAGACGTTCTGTTTTCCCCCAGTGAAGGACCCAATCTCCCAGGACATCGATCACATTCTGGAGACACAAAGCGCTCTGGCTGTTGACCTGGGAGGCACCAACCTCAGAGTGGCCATCATCTGCATGAGG gGCAACATAGTGAGGAAGTATACACAAGCCAATCCAAAGACTTTTGAGGCCAGAATGCAACTCATATTGAAGATGTGTTCAGATGCCATGCGAGACGCAGTTTTTCTGAACTGTAGAATACTGGGTGTTG GAGTGTCCACAGGTGGGCGTGTGAACCCGCAGGAGGGTGTAGTGCTGCATTCCACAAAACTGATCCAGGAGTGGTCCGCGGTGGACCTGAGGACACCCATCTCTGATGCCCTCCACTTACCCGTCTGGGTCGACAACGATGGCAACTGTGCCGCTTTGGCAGAGAAGAAGTTTGGCCATGGCAAAGGAGTAGAGAACTTTGTCACTGTCATCACAGGAACTG GTATTGGAGGGGGAATTATCCATCAGAACGAGCTGGTACATGGAAGTACCTTCTGCGCAGCTGAGTTGGGCCACATCATGGTGTCATTTGATGGCCCGGAGTGTTCCTGTGGAAGCAGAGGATGCATAGAATCCATTGCATCTGGCATGGCCCTGCAGAGAGAAGCCAAGAGGCTGCAcgatg AGGATTTGTTGAAGGTGGACGGACTGGATATGAAAATATCAGACCCAATCACCGCTGCCCATCTGATCAATGCAGCAAGGCTGGGCAACTCCAAAGCTAACATTGTCCTGAACAAAG CCTCCACAGCACTAGGGATGGGCATTATTAACATCCTCCACATAATGAACCCTTCACTGGTGATCCTGTCTGGAGTCCTGGGCTCTTACTACCAGGCACCAGTGCAGCGCACCATAATGGAGAGGGCCCTGTTTTCCGCACAAAGCGTCAAAGTTGTCATCTCAGATTTGGAGGAGCCTGCTTTACTTGGAGCAGCTAGCATGGTCTTGGATTATGCTACAAGACGAATATATTAA